In Aspergillus luchuensis IFO 4308 DNA, chromosome 1, nearly complete sequence, the following are encoded in one genomic region:
- the ARF6 gene encoding ADP-ribosylation factor family protein (COG:U;~EggNog:ENOG410PGCD;~InterPro:IPR005225,IPR027417,IPR041838,IPR006689;~PFAM:PF04670,PF08477,PF00025,PF00071,PF01926, PF09439;~go_function: GO:0003924 - GTPase activity [Evidence IEA];~go_function: GO:0005525 - GTP binding [Evidence IEA]), which yields MGGQVSKIMGKIFGTKEMRILMLGLDAAGKTTILYKLKLTNQDVTTIPTVGFNVESVTYKNVKFNVWDVGGQDKIRPLWRHYYSGTQGLIFVVDSSDTARLEEARSELHKIINDREMKDALLLVFANKQDVQGHMSPEEVTQALQLTKLKDKLWYVAPSVATEGTGIFEGLAWLSNNVKTQPQK from the exons ATGGGTGGTCAAGTGTCCAAGATTATGGGGAAGATTTTCGGTACGAAGGAGATGCGGATTTTGATGCTGGGTTTGGATGCTGCTGGAAAGACCA CAATCCTCTACAAATTGAAGCTCACCAATCAGGACGTCACCACTATCCCTACCGTCGGTTTTAACGTTGAAAGCGTCACCTACAAGAATGTCAAGTTCAATGTTTGGGATGTTGGTGGACAGGACAAGATCAGACCCCTCTGGAGACACTACTACTCTG GCACACAAGGATTGATTTTCGTCGTGGACTCCAGCGACACTGCTCGTTTGGAGGAAGCTCGCTCCGAACTTCACAAGATTATCAACGATCGCGAAATGAAGGATGCTCTTCTGCTGGTCTTTGCTAACAAGCAGGATGTTCAAGGCC ACATGAGCCCCGAGGAAGTTACTCAAGCGCTACAGCTCACCAAGTTGAAGGATAAGCTGTGGTACGTTGCTCCAAGTGTCGCAACGGAGGGAACTGGTATCTTTGAGGGCCTG GCATGGCTCTCCAACAACGTCAAGACGCAACCTCAGAAATAA
- the ccg9 gene encoding putative trehalose synthase (Ccg-9) (CAZy:GT4;~COG:M;~EggNog:ENOG410PHGT;~InterPro:IPR001296;~PFAM:PF00534,PF13692) produces MTTDGIQPFQRRSSFHQLQLSHQFDRNSWEAPPSKTIYAGLSVLFDDDGVTVALAIRDTTYLLDFHQKDIVPQGGRTVCAEITDYVLNQLREYSDERLEKFIGLAMPTSVARKCSTLCSRLWSELDVIPLVLPEESNIGVDHYVDHPVRKSTGWELKSIDEQAESMGRKCVRLFGPENIPLLQVGFLGLVEVDTAFHVRLTNLEDFQKTVTQRTWDAVNYYADDLKNRGTKIAFFSATPQGGGVALMRHALARFSYSLGTDIKWYVPKPRPGVFRITKNNHNILQGVAAPDERLSNEDWDKVIDWINENAKRYWLSPGGPLRPPEEGGADVIIIDDPQMPALIPIAKKLAPNRPVIFRSHIQIRSDLIDQPGSPQADTWSWIWKQVQQADLFISHPVSIFVPKDVPDEMVGYMPASTDWLDGLNKNMREEDVAYYGRVFNSVCRNSGMMTLNYPHDEYIVQIARFDPSKGIFDVVDSYAKFHRRFTSSLPDRTPPKLLICGHGSVDDPDGTVIYDSVLAHIEKDLPDLSDKICVVRLGPSDQVLNALLSKAKVALQLSTREGFEVKVSEAIHKGTPVIATKAGGIPLQVADKKNGFLVEVGDTDAVAQHLFELCTDDDLYERTKKFALENVCDEVSTVGNALNWLYLSSKLSKKEEVKPHKQWINDMARTEAGLEYTSKESRLRRISL; encoded by the exons ATGACCACTGACGGTATCCAGCCGTTCCAGCGCCGTTCATCCTTTCATCAGCTGCAGCTCTCGCATCAGTTTGATAGGAACTCCTGGGAAGCTCCTCCATCAAAG ACTATCTATGCTGGTCTCTCAGTACTgttcgatgacgatggagtCACTGTAGCCCTTGCGATTCGCGATACTACCTATCTTCTCGATTTCCATCAGAAGGACATCGTTCCACAGGGTGGCCGGACCGTCTGTGCTGAAATTACCGACTATGTGCTGAACCAGTTGCGGGAGTATAGTGACGAACGCCTGGAGAAGTTTATCGGGCTGGCAATGCCAACTTCAGTGGCTCGGAAATGCTCCACCCTATGCTCACGTCTCTGGTCGGAGCTGGATGTGATTCCCTTGGTTCTGCCCGAGGAGAGTAATATCGGAGTTGATCACTACGTTGATCATCCTGTCCGGAAGTCTACTGGCTGGGAGCTTAAGAGCATCGACGAACAGGCCGAGTCCATGGGACGCAAGTGTGTCAG GTTGTTTGGCCCTGAAAACATTCCGTTGTTGCAAGTCGGTTTCTTGGGATTAGTTGAAGTTGACACTGCCTTCCATGTGCGCCTTACAAACCTTGAGGACTTCCAGAAGACAGTCACACAGAGGACCTGGGATGCAGTTAATTACTATGCCGACGATCTCAAGAACAGAGGCACAAAGATTGCCTTCTTTAGTGCCACTCCTCAGGGCGGAGGAGTAGCTCTCATGAGACACGCCCTCGCCAGATTCTCCTACTCGTTGGGAACTGACATCAAGTG GTATGTCCCCAAACCGCGGCCTGGAGTTTTTCGCATAACCAAGAACAACCATAATATCCTGCAAGGCGTTGCTGCTCCAGATGAGCGCCTGAGCAATGAGGACTGGGATAAGGTTATTGATTGGATCAACGAGAACGCGAAACGATACTGGCTCTCACCCGGCGGTCCTCTGCGGCCTcctgaggagggaggagccGAcgttatcatcatcgacgatcCGCAAATGCCCGCATTGATTCCCATTGCGAAGAAGCTAGCACCTAACCGACCGGTCATTTTCCGAAGCCATATCCAAATCCGCAGTGACTTGATCGACCAACCTGGCTCCCCACAGGCAGACACCTGGTCGTGGATCTGGAAACAGGTGCAGCAGGCAGATCTGTTTATCAGTCATCCTGTGAGCATCTTCGTGCCGAAAGATGTTCCAGACGAGATGGTGGGCTATATGCCTGCTTCAACTGATTG GTTGGATGGTCTTAATAAAAACATGCGTGAAGAGGATGTCGCCTATTACGGCCGTGTCTTCAATTCTGTTTGCAGAAATTCAGGAATGATGACGCTAAACTATCCACATG ACGAGTACATTGTTCAAATTGCCCGATTCGACCCTTCCAAGGGTATCTTTGACGTTGTAGATTCATACGCGAAGTTCCATAGACGGTTCACCTCATCTCTACCCGACAGAACGCCGCCCAAACTGCTTATTTGTGGGCACGGCTCCGTTGACGACCCAGATGGCACTGTGATCTACGATTCCGTGCTAGCTCACATTGAGAAAGATCTCCCAGACCTATCTGACAAGATCTGCGTTGTCCGACTTGGACCTTCGGATCAGGTGCTTAACGCACTCCTttccaaggccaaggtcgCTCTGCAGCTGTCCACACGTGAAGGGTTCGAAGTCAAGGTATCCGAGGCAATCCACAAGGGTACCCCAGTGATCGCAACCAAGGCTGGCGGAATCCCACTGCAAGTGGCAGATAAGAAGAACGGTTTCCTTGTGGAAGTCGGCGACACAGATGCAGTTGCACAACACCTATTCGAATTGTGCACTGACGACGATCTATACGAGCGGACCAAGAAATTTGCGCTTGAGAACGTCTGCGACGAGGTCAGCACAGTCGGAAACGCCCTGAACTGGCTGTACCTGTCATCCAAGCTCTCCAAAAAGGAGGAAGTCAAACCGCACAAGCAGTGGATCAACGACATGGCGCGCACCGAAGCAGGCCTAGAATACACCAGCAAAGAGAGTCGGCTTAGACGGATCTCACTGTAA
- a CDS encoding DUF2945 domain-containing protein (COG:S;~EggNog:ENOG410PSY0;~InterPro:IPR021331;~PFAM:PF11160), whose protein sequence is MPDYATGDTVRYKPIGGPDSKTAEAIGIIRDVRTHSGTMTGRKIEASDEMPRYEIENAHTHKRAAIKESSILGPAE, encoded by the exons ATGCCCGACTACGCAACAGGTGATACGGTTCGCTATAAGCCTATTGGCG GACCTGATTCCAAGACCGCCGAAGCAATCGGCATCATCCGGGACGTCCGCACGCATTCTGGTACCATGACGGGGCGGAAGATCGAAGCGTCGGATGAGATGCCGCGGTATGAG ATCGAGAACGCTCATACACATAAACGAGCGGCGATCAAGGAGAGTAGTATTCTTGGACCGGCGGAGTGA
- a CDS encoding uncharacterized protein (COG:Z;~EggNog:ENOG410PMJ4;~InterPro:IPR001451,IPR011004;~PFAM:PF00132) produces the protein MPPKAPKGEYIETDTGNKISRRSLIHGTQHIILGGKTVIQADAVIRGDLYRSSSSSTSTSTSSDPAGGGGSAPNSPSVAITIGRYSYISRQAILRPPSRLHRGVYSFYPLKIGDHVFVGERAVVEAATVGNHVHIGKDAVVGSMAILKDFVYRLVGR, from the exons ATGCCCCCTAAAGCGCCCAAGGGTGAATACATCGAAACA gATACAGGCAACAAAATCTCCCGCCGGTCCTTAATCCACGGAACCCAACACATCATCCTCGGCGGCAAGACAGTAATTCAAGCGGACGCCGTCATCCGAGGCGACCTCTAccgctcctcatcctcatccacatccacatccacatcctccgACCccgccggcggcggcggcagtgCACCAAACAGCCCCTCCGTGGCCATTACAATAGGCCGATACAGTTACATCTCGCGACAAGCGATCCTGCGACCGCCGTCGCGACTACACCGGGGTGTGTATTCGTTCTATCCGCTCAAGATCGGGGATCATGTGTTTGTGGGCGAGCGGGCGGTAGTGGAGGCGGCGACGGTGGGGAATCATGTGCATATTGGgaaggatgcggtggtgggGAGTATGGCTATCTTGAAGGATTTCGT gtaTAGGTTGGTTGGGAGGTGA
- a CDS encoding putative PHD finger domain protein (COG:B;~EggNog:ENOG410PNZZ;~InterPro:IPR028651,IPR019787,IPR019786,IPR011011, IPR024610,IPR001965,IPR013083;~PFAM:PF12998): protein MADYHDAGGLILDGPFDPDAQATVTDYIDYTEYLPADLIRSLILIRGLDERYLEATQGVHDLTKAYGQLPTLPSDVRPDARALRKDISEQLDRAINARESAYAEACRLYDVIDRHFNRLDSIKQKLEALPKPASREPTPPPAPPVTSTKRSRSTKKTEEVSGPPTTTRITLRLDGHDTARATTVQKSRTRRSLISAEHLADLHPDSPIASTEHSDVEPDSKVTPSESPPEPAAAPAKKEKGRRRSRTSGLASTGAQGPSAPAISTSNALAMLKPPPDDAKPGSEDMPWLRLTEWEMTKLRKKMKKNAVWQPSEVMIHRELALRGRGWEAYRAAKAQAEATGAEFLDCDDIMNTYVPGKLTKRSEATGDTEGTFETKLSNRGMKLNEAKKLKRENQAREQAAAAAAAAAAAAAQEQTAKDGVQPAVAPSNLPTASVPEVPAVSKPTRAGKKRKLEEVTPPEVPPIPSAPVPSTSSAPSASAAPSTSDGTSNVEPSAPDGPSASTPSVPPTATSATSPVPTAPAVSAAPTAPVEIETRPSLRSATKRRRTSKGSPTPVDPNIVIPEEAPTTAAPAPTAVETSESQKPSLPPSPIGPKRAIAQPTITAAKAATPTPPVTRPPSRRSAALSLEPTTNASAVAPSTKRELRQKSATPARKTPVPETARAASVSAPNRRRKRPAPGPVSSGQDGGAAVSYGRRKAKPGKKRIGTREVGLKDGTLAREDIRIDEDGVLEEIDPNEPRYCLCGDVSFGTMICCENQECDREWFHLDCVGLSEVPSRTAKWYCPDCRVKFNKGADGIVKNNPRR from the exons ATGGCGGACTATCACGACGCCGGTGGGCTAATTCTCGACGGCCCCTTTGATCCCGACGCCCAGGCCACCGTCACCGACTACATTGACTACACTGAATACCTCCCCGCTGACCTTATTCGCtccctcattctcattcGCGGCCTCGACGAACGCTACTTGGAAGCTACACAGGGCGTCCATGATCTCACCAAGGCTTATGGCCAGCTGCCCACCCTCCCCTCGGACGTGCGTCCCGACGCGCGTGCTCTGCGCAAAGATATCTCCGAACAACTTGATCGCGCCATCAACGCCCGTGAATCGGCATATGCGGAGGCTTGCCGTCTATACGATGTCATTGATCGCCACTTCAATCGGCTAGACAGCATCAAACAAAAGCTCGAAGCTCTCCCCAAGCCCGCGTCGCGCGAACCCACTCCTCCTCCCGCGCCGCCCGTCACATCAACCAAAAGAAGCCGCTCGACCAAGAAAACAGAGGAAGTTTCTGGCCCGCCCACCACGACGCGCATCACGTTGCGCCTGGATGGCCACGATACTGCTCGCGCGACAACTGTGCAGAAGTCGCGCACACGTCGATCTCTCATCTCTGCCGAGCATCTGGCCGATTTGCACCCCGATTCGCCTATTGCCAGCACAGAGCATTCTGATGTGGAGCCGGATAGCAAAGTAACACCCTCAGAGTCACCTCCGGAGCCGGCAGCAGCGcccgccaagaaggagaagggccgTCGGCGATCGCGGACTTCTGGATTGGCTTCGACCGGTGCTCAAGGCCCTTCTGCTCCAGCAATATCGACTAGCAATGCGTTAGCGATGCTTAAGCCACCTCCTGACGACGCCAAACCTGGAAGTGAGGACATGCCATGGTTACGTTTGACTGAGTGGGAAATGACAAAActgcggaagaagatgaagaagaatgccgTTTGGCAGCCCAGCGAGGTCATGATTCATCGCGAGCTGGCCTTGCGCGGCCGTGGCTGGGAGGCTTACCGGGCAGCGAAAGCGCAGGCCGAGGCCACTGGTGCTGAATTCTTGGACTGTGACGACATAATGAACACGTACGTTCCGGGCAAGCTGACCAAACGCAGCGAGGCTACCGGCGATACCGAGGGCACGTTCGAGACCAAGCTTAGCAACCGTGGTATGAAGCTGaacgaggccaagaagcttAAACGGGAGAACCAGGCCCGAGAGCAGGcggcagccgcagccgcagccgccgccgccgctgcaGCACAAGAACAAACAGCCAAGGATGGAGTGCAGCCAGCAGTGGCTCCCAGTAATTTACCCACAGCCAGTGTTCCAGAAGTCCCAGCTGTGAGCAAGCCCACTCGTgcagggaaaaagaggaaactcGAAGAGGTGACACCCCCAGAGGTTCCCCCCATTCCTTCAGCTCCCGtcccctccacatcttctgccccatctgcttctgctgctccctCCACGTCTGATGGTACCTCCAATGTTGAACCCTCCGCACCCGACggtccttctgcttctacACCCTCTGTTCCTCCTACTGCTACCTCCGCTACTTCCCCTGTTCCTACTGCCCCCGCTGTCTCCGCTGCTCCTACTGCGCCTGTGGAAATTGAAACCCGTCCTTCGCTGCGAAGCGCGACTAAACGCCGCCGAACTAGCAAAGGATCCCCCACACCCGTTGATCCAAACATCGTCATCCCTGAAGAAGCACCTACAACTGCAGCACCAGCTCCTACAGCTGTAGAAACCTCCGAGTCGCAGAAGCCTTCCTTACCGCCGTCTCCAATTGGACCCAAGCGCGCCATCGCACAACCCACGATCACAGCCGCAAAAGCGGCTACGCCAACCCCCCCGGTTACCCGACCCCCATCTCGCCGCTCGGCTGCTTTATCATTAGAACCAACCACCAATGCCAGCGCCGTTGCGCCTTCTACCAAGCGCGAACTACGTCAGAAAAGCGCCACACCTGCTCGGAAGACTCCTGTGCCAGAAACTGCTCGAGCTGCCAGTGTGAGTGCTCCCAATCGCAGGCGTAAGCGCCCCGCACCCGGTCCTGTGTCTTCAGGTCAAGATGGTGGTGCAGCGGTTAGCTACGGTCGCCGCAAAGCGAAGCCCGGCAAGAAGCGGATTGGGACGCGTGAGGTTGGCCTAAAAGATGGTACTCTGGCACGCGAGGACATTCGAatcgacgaggatggagtCCTCGAAGAGATCGACCCGAACGAACCACGGTATTGTCTGTGTGGAGACGTGAGTTTCGGGACGATGATCTGCTGTGAAAATCAAGAG TGTGACCGAGAATGGTTTCATCTTGACTGTGTCGGGCTGTCCGAGGTGCCAAGTCGTACGGCCAAATGGTACTGTCCGGATTGTCGGGTAAAGTTCAACAAGGGCGCAGATGGAATAGTGAAAAACAATCCGCGGAGATGA
- a CDS encoding uncharacterized protein (COG:S;~EggNog:ENOG410PWY3;~InterPro:IPR040410;~TransMembrane:6 (i20-39o78-98i125-144o156-176i183-201o221-244i)): MFAVVYEIFLGLDMVHHKNIILLLALCISNGCVLAYSVMQYISIHMTTLTIGEDRDYYNQPLVDISRDLWKEIQPAELLVPITVGIATLLMWPIAYWVHREFSWAIYQYVQGSLQSRKQYRGYEAYLVLIKFDFFFLVGFIIQYDLIGVHFEEPEYSLTLALIPAALLVMTMGTYFVRREYRVPTAIIAVCRLGIAAYLLSRIIVLCGKSLRARTPGKDMMLLFGIVSFVLSCLIIVCTIYCILNFEHGLKSVFARKEQVARRSFVFQELPSHTNSTRQSRLSLD; encoded by the exons ATGTTCGCTGTCGTTTACGAAATATTCCTCGGTCTTGACATGGTACATCATAAGAATATCATCTTGCTTCTAGCCCTTTGCATTAGCAATGGATGTGTACTCGCCTATTCTGTGATGCAGTACATATCTATTCATATGACCACCTTGACTATTGGAGAAGACCGCGACTATTACAATCAACCACTGGTGGACATATCCAGAGATTTGTGGAAAGAAATCCAGCCTGCTGAGCTTCTGGTTCCCATCACTGTCGGTATCGCGACACTCCTCATGTGGCCGATCGCGTATTGGGTTCACAGAGAATTTTCTTGGGCTATATACCAGTATGTTCAGGGGAGCCTTCAGAGTCGAAAACAATATAGAGGATATGAG GCATATCTCGTTCTAATAAAATTCGACTTCTTTTTCCTGGTGGGCTTTATCATTCAGTATGACCTCATTGGTGTCCACTTTGAGGAGCCTGAGTACTCCCTGACCTTAGCACTCATTCCAGCCGCACTGCTGGTGATGACTATGGGCACATATTTTGTCCGACGTGAATACAGAGTCCCCACAGCTATTATTGCA GTCTGTCGCCTAGGCATTGCGGCCTACCTACTGAGTCGGATCATTGTTCTATGTGGAAAGTCTTTACGCGCCCGTACACCAGGGAAGGATatgatgctgctgtttgGCATTGTATCATTTGTGCTCTCCTGCCTCATCATTGTATGCACGATATATTGCATACTGAACTTTGAACATGGTCTCAAGTCAGTGTTTGCCCGGAAGGAACAAGTCGCTCGGAGGTCTTTCGTGTTCCAGGAGCTTCCAAGTCACACGAACAGTACTCGACAGTCTAGACTCTCCCTTGACTAa
- a CDS encoding uncharacterized protein (COG:S;~EggNog:ENOG410PN9N;~InterPro:IPR036397,IPR040151,IPR012337;~go_function: GO:0003676 - nucleic acid binding [Evidence IEA]), with amino-acid sequence MGPEERLKLLFAQDEDLLKLDTGRRPANEVRPDDNIVGPQAELTENPENRPSATTTQQTSQPTQIVSLELPSPPELPTPVPADEHEFPTNGQFSPLLAIAKYPYRHLKGSLSQDVSSRFFDAGKFWNRSWDIYFVHAPASLGSRFVLLTPTNKVDSFLEEINRALKCELSLPTDMSAGLVLSFKDGYPQPVYLGRSTTRETKEQLELQIPTPSSEHNRPSGDTDEEYAAFETMMEAAIEATRNKKKSSKQKQLMRTMKELDMQQMVRRMQCYFGLRSMDDIEGTADMVDWDTPGTVPTVQPLDATKAVPYPFWREPVFISIDVESNERCHSQVTEVGVSVLDMQSLVGIPPGVNGDQWRSRIQSRHLRVREYGHIVNHEFVSGCPGMFQFGESEWVLQRDLVDVVRSSLRLDDAMNRRLVLVGHNLSADVKYLKQVGVDVGGFRDQIDTAQMFRKLRKEDSVRSLGGVLAKLDIRGWYLHNAGNDARYTMEALVASFMGAGEEIST; translated from the exons ATGGGTCCCGAAGAACGTCTCAAGCTGCTTTTTGCGCAGGATGAAGACCTCCTGAAGTTGGACACCGGCCGCCGTCCTGCAAACGAAGTTCGGCCCGATGATAACATTGTAGGCCCTCAGGCAGAGCTTACTGAGAACCCGGAAAACAGGCCGTCAGCAACAACTACCCAGCAGACAAGTCAACCCACTCAGATTGTGTCTCTTGAACTCCCTTCTCCACCCGAGCTCCCTACCCCAGTCCCGGCAGATGAACACGAATTCCCCACCAACGGCCAATTTAGCCCCCTTTTGGCTATTGCCAAATACCCCTACAGACATCTGAAAGGATCCTTGAGCCAAGACGTTTCCAGCCGCTTCTTTGACGCGGGTAAATTCTGGAATCGCTCGTGGGATAT TTATTTTGTCCACGCACCAGCGTCTCTCGGATCTAGATTCGTGCTTCTTACTCCTACCAATAAAGTTGACTCCTTTTTGGAAGAGATAAATCGTGCTCTGAAGTGTGAGTTGTCGCTGCCAACAGACATGTCCGCCGGGCTGGTCTTGTCTTTCAAAGATGGGTATCCTCAGCCTGTCTACCTCGGCCGCAGCACCACGCGTGAGACTAAGGAGCAGCTCGAGTTACAAATTCCTACTCCATCATCGGAGCACAACCGTCCTTCTGGAGATACGGATGAGGAATACGCTGCTTTCGAGACCATGATGGAAGCCGCTATCGAGGCCACCCgcaacaaaaagaaatcttCCAAGCAGAAACAGTTGATGCGTACGATGAAAGAGCTTGATATGCAGCAGATGGTTCGGCGGATGCAGTGCTACTTTGGTTTGCGTTCCATGGATGACATTGAAGGGACAGCAGATATGGTTGACTGGGACACCCCGGGTACAGTGCCCACGGTGCAGCCGCTAGATGCTACTAAGGCAGTACCGTATCCATTCTGGAGAGAGCCCGTATTTATCAGCATCGACGTAGAGTCGAATGAGCGCTGCCATAGCCAGGTGACTGAGGTCGGAGTGTCAGTGTTGGACATGCAGAGTCTGGTGGGAATACCGCCGGGCGTGAACGGCGACCAGTGGCGGAGCCGTATCCAGTCCCGGCATCTGCGAGTGAGAGAATACGGCCATATCGTGAATCATGAGTTTGTGTCGGGCTGTCCTGGCATGTTTCAATTTGGAGAGAGCGAATGGGTGCTGCAACGAGATCTGGTGGACGTAGTGCGATCAAGTCTGCGCTTGGACGATGCAATGAATCGTCGGCTCGTACTGGTTGGCCATAACCTTTCAGCAGATGTCAAGTATCTCAAGCAAGTTGGGGTTGACGTGGGAGGGTTTCGTGACCAGATCGACACAGCGCAGATGTTCCGTAAGCTGCGGAAGGAAGACTCGGTACGGTCGCTGGGAGGCGTGCTGGCGAAACTGGACATAAGGGGCTGGTACTTGCACAATGCCGGGAATGATGCGCGGTACACTATGGAGGCTCTCGTCGCCAGCTTTATGGGAGCGGGTGAGGAAATTTCGACATGA
- a CDS encoding putative transcription regulator PAB1642 (COG:K;~EggNog:ENOG410PRT8;~InterPro:IPR004305,IPR016084;~PFAM:PF03070) has translation MTSLTTHLLNLNPSALHTSTTHPFLHSAGTSTLPKATLSAWLSQDRLYAQSYVRFIGLLLSKIRLPYTTTASSPGPLESRILSLLTSALLNIQRELTFFETVAAEYNLDLQVPPSGATTFGPSEATHAYTDLFLSSGSSGVTLLEGLVVLWATEVCYYKAWGYARGIMEKENKGGEGSNDADGGALRVQFIPNWTSEEFGRFVDEIAGLVDEVAAGVAGSEREELLGRCERWWRQVVWLEGMFWPEV, from the coding sequence ATGACCTCCCTAACAacccacctcctcaacctcaacccctccgccctccacacctcaaccacccacccctTCCTCCACTCCGCCGGcacctccaccctccccaaagCCACCCTCTCAGCCTGGCTCTCACAAGACCGTCTCTACGCGCAATCCTACGTCCGCTTCATCGGTCTCCTCCTCTCGAAAATCCGTCTTCCTtacaccaccactgccagcAGCCCCGGCCCCCTCGAATCccgcatcctctccctcctcacctccgccctcctcaacatccaaCGCGAACTCACCTTCTTCGAGACCGTCGCCGCCGAATACAATCTCGACCTGCAAGTACCCCCATCGGGCGCGACCACCTTCGGCCCTAGCGAAGCGACGCACGCATACACAGATTTGTTCCTTTCCTCGGGCTCGAGCGGCGTGACgttgttggaggggttggtggtgttgtgggCTACGGAAGTGTGTTATTATAAGGCGTGGGGATATGCGAGGGGGAttatggagaaggaaaataagggtggagagggaagtAATGACGCGGATGGCGGTGCGTTGAGAGTGCAGTTTATTCCTAATTGGACGAGTGAGGAGTTTGGACGCtttgtggatgagattgcggggttggtggatgaggttgctGCGGGTGTTGCGGGTagtgagagggaggagttgCTGGGGAGGTGTgagcggtggtggaggcagGTTGTTTGGCTGGAGGGGATGTTTTGGCCGGAGGTTTGA